The genomic region CAAAAATAATAGATTGTATGAATTGTTTATCCCTGGTATTTATCGTGAGTCCATACAATGCATGATACTGTTCCTTACTAAGTATCACGCAATTCAACATCCTTAATAGTCACCTATAAAGCCGCAAGAAAATATTAAAAATTTCTAAATAAGTACGTTAGCTCCTCTAATTTCAATTAGGCATTAACGATAGCCGCCATCAATTCCTCTGTGTAAAAGACAACAAAGTTGAAGGCAGAATAAGATAATTATGCTACTAATCCATCAATAGATGGAGACTCACCCAATCAGAGTGCGAATAGTTTGCGATAAACGCCGCCGTCTAAGTGACGGATTCGGCTTTCGACACAAAGATTGGTCTCAGCCAGAGCCAAAAAATGGGCGCTTCGTGATACAAAGAGATCTTTCGTTATTCGAACACACCACGCGTCTTTTCAGTCAGGGCGAGTCATGCAAGCAGAGCAATCTTATCAGCGTACGGTTACACGGCTATCCATTCAGTGCGGGCTTTTTTTATTGCAACACAGCGCTGAGAGCGCGCTGGTCGATGAACTCTCTACCCGACTTGGTCTGGCGTTGGGAATGGATAGCGTCGAAAGCGCCATCTCCTCCAACGCTATCGTTCTGACCACCATTAAAGACGGGCAGTGCCTGACGTCTACGCGGAAAAATCAGGATCGCGGCATTAATATGCATGTGGTGACAGAGGTGCAGCACATCGTCATCCTCGCGGAACACAAGCTGCTGGATTGCCAGGGCGTTGAAAAGCGGTTTAGTCAGCTTAAACCCTTACGTTATCCGCGCTGGCTTGTGGCATTGATGGTGGGTCTTTCCTGTGCCTGCTTCTGCAAGCTGAATAACGGCGGCTGGGATGGCGCGGTGATTACCTTTTTCGCCAGTATGGTCGCCATGTACATCCGCCAACTTCTGGCGCAGCGCCATTTGCATCCGCAGATTAACTTTTGTATTACCGCGTTCGTCGCCACTACCATTTCCGGCCTTTTGCTGCACCTCCCCACCTTTAGCCAGACGCCAACGGTAGCGATGGCTGCGAGCGTGCTGCTTTTGGTACCCGGTTTTCCCTTGATCAACGCCGTGGCGGATATGTTTAAAGGGCATATTAATACCGGGCTTGCCCGCTGGGCCATCGCCAGTTTGCTGACGCTGGCGACCTGCGTGGGCGTGGTGATGGCATTAACACTTTGGGGGCTTCCAGGATGGGCGTAATCGATTTTATTCTCGCACTGATGCAGGACATGCTTCTGGCCGCTATCCCGGCGGTGGGGTTTGCGATGGTATTTAATGTTCCGCACCGCGCGCTCCCCTGGTGTGCCCTGCTCGGCGCGCTGGGCCACGGGTCGCGTATGGTGATGATGACCGCCGGTTTTAACATTGAATGGTCTACCTTCGTCGCCTCCCTGCTGATTGGCAGTATCGGTATTCAGTGGTCACGCTGGTATCTGGCACATCCTAAAGTGTTTACCGTCGCGGCCGTCATCCCTATGTTCCCAGGGATTTCGGCCTACACCGCGATGATCTCCGCCGTGAAGATCAGTCATTTTGGCTACAGCGAACCGCTGATGATCACGCTGTTGACCAATTTCCTGAAGGCTTCCTCAATCGTCGGCGCGCTCTCCATTGGCCTTTCCGTACCTGGCCTGTGGCTCTACCGCAAACGTCCCCGCGTTTAATCACAACGGCAGGCTCAGCCCTGCCGTTGAATCCCATCAGTGTGTTACTATAAAAGCAGTGTTCCTTCTCGATTGCAGCGAGTATTGAGAAACGTTATGTCTTGCAGAATTTTAACCCCGGATGTCATTGGTATTGACGCCCTGGTCGACGATCACCAGACCGTACTGGCAAAGTCTGAAGGTGGCGCTGTCGCCGTGTTTGCCAACAACGTTCCGGCTTTTTACGCGGTGACGCCCGCACGTCTGGCGGAACTGCTGGCGCTTGAAGAAAAACTGGCGCGACCGGGAAGCGACATCACACTGGATGCGCAGTTTTATGACGAACCGCAGCCCTCTCCGGTCGCCATTCCGCTGGGGAAATTCGCAATGTATCCGGACTGGCAGCCAGATGCCGATTTTCAACGTCAGGCGGCATTATGGGGCGTAGCCTTAAAAGAGCCTGTCACTGCTGAAGAGTTGGCCTCGTTTGTGGCTTACTGGCATGCAGAGGGCAAAGTCTTCCACCATGTGCAATGGCAGCAAAAACTGGCACGTAGCGTACAAATCAGCCGGTCCAGCAACGGGGGGTTGCCAAAACGCGATGTGAACACGGTCAGCGAACCAGACAATCAAATTCCACCGGGTTTTAGAGGTTAACGATGAAGAACGTTGGCGAACTGATGAAGCGTCTGCAAAAAATGATGCCCGCCCATATCAAACCCGCCTTCAAAACGGGTGAAGAGTTGCTGGCCTGGCAGAAAGAGCAAGGTGAGATCCGTGCCGCTGCGCTGGCACGTGAAAACCGGGCGATGAAAATGCAGCGTACCTTTAACCGTTCCGGCATTCGCCCACTGCATCAGAACTGTTCATTTGATAACTACCACGTTGAATGTGAAGGTCAAATGAACGCCCTGAGTAAAGCGCGTCAGTACGTCGAAGAATTTGACGGTAATATCGCCAGCTTTATCTTTTCGGGGAAACCGGGAACCGGGAAAAATCACCTGGCAGCGGCCATCTGCAACGAACTGCTGCTGCGCGGCAAATCGGTGCTGATCATCACCGTGGCCGATATCATGTCGGCGATGAAAGAAACCTTCAGCAATCGCGAAACCAGCGAAGAGCAGCTGTTAAACGATCTGAGTAATGTCGATCTGCTGGTGATCGACGAGATCGGCGTACAGACCGAATCACGCTATGAAAAAGTGATTATCAACCAGATTGTCGATCGTCGATCCTCCTCCAAGCGTCCCACCGGTATGCTCACGAACAGCAATATGGATGAAATGAATAAGCTGCTGGGCGAGCGGGTTATGGATCGCATGCGGTTGGGCAACAGTCTGTGGGTCATCTTCAACTGGGACAGCTATCGCAGCCGGGTGACGGGCAAAGAGTATTGAGACAATTCCGAGTAACAGCAGCGGTATACTGCGACGCAGGTTAATTTACGAGTTATCACGATGAAAACAGCGAAACGTCTTCTGTGCTGTGCGATTGCCGCCAGCGCGTTCATTACTACCAGCAGCGTCGCCGCATCCTGGCAGGACTCCCTCACCAGCGCCGCCAGTGAGCTCAGCAAACAAAGCGGTAACGCATCGCAAGGCGGCACATCGCTCGCTTCCCTGACCAGTCTGCTGAACGGCGGCAACCAGGCGCTTAGCGCGAACAACATGAACAACGCGGCCGGTATTTTGCAATACTGCGCGAAGCAGAAGCTGGCTTCAGTTACCGATGCAGAGAATGTGAAAAATCAGGTTCTGGATAAACTGGGGCTGGGTACAACGGAGCAAAAACAGGACACAAACTACCTGGACGGCATTCAGGGTCTGCTGAATACCAAAGACGGACAACAGCTTAACCTGAACAACATTGGCAGCACGCCGCTGGCTGAGAAAGTGAAAACCAAAGCCTGCGACCTGGTCCTTAAACAAGGGATGAGTTTTATCTCCTGACCGCAAACGCCGCGTTTCCCTGTAAGCGCGGTGCTCTCCCCTCTTTCCCCTCAGCGCTACCGGGCTCCCCGCGTAATGGGAAGTGACGACGATCAAAATTTCCCATATCTAAACCAATTCTGAATAACAACGTAATTTTATGTCACTAGAATTGCAGCAGAGTTACAAGCCCATTACATTGTACTTCCCGAAAAAAGATGAGCTACCAGCCGACGTCTGGTGTAGAGCCTTTGCACAAGGCTATTTGTGAGGATCGATCAGTTGTCTGAGTTACTCTCCATTACTCTGTTTCTCGCATCCGTGCTGATTTACGCCTGGAAAGCGGGTCGCAACACCTGGTGGTTTATCGCCACGCTGGCGGTGTTGGGGCTTTTTGTAGTTCTAAATATCACGCTGTATGCCAGTGACTACTTCACTGGCGACGGCATTAACGACGCAGTTCTCTACACATTAACCAACAGCCTTACGGGCGCGGGCGTAGGCAAATATATCCTGCCTGGCATCGGGATTTTTCTGGCGATCGTAACGGTGTTTGGCGCATTAGGCTGGATTTTACGCCGTCGTCGACATCACCCGCACCATGTTGGCTACAGTCTGCTGGCGCTGCTGCTGGCCTTAGGTTCTGTGGATGCCAGCCCGGCATTCCGTCAGATCACCGAGCTGGTGAAATCCCAGTCGCGCGAGGGCGATCCGGACTTCGCGACTTACTATAAAGAGCCGTCAAAAACCATCCCGAATCCTAAACTGAACCTGGTTTATATCTACGGCGAAAGCCTGGAGCGCACCTATTTCGATGATGCCGCCTTCCCGGCGCTCACGCCGGAACTTGGCGCGTTAAAAAATGAAGGGCTGGATTTCAGTAACACAATGCAGTTGCCGGGCACAGATTATACCATCGCCGGTATGGTCGCCTCTCAGTGCGGCATTCCGCTGTTTGCGCCGTTTGAAGGCAACGCATCGGCATCGGTTTCCAGCTTCTTCCCGCAGAATATCTGTCTTGGGGATATCCTGAAAAACTCCGGTTATCAGAACTACTTTGTGCAGGGCGCAAATCTGCGTTTCGCCGGCAAAGACGTGTTCCTGAAATCCCACGGCTTCGATTACCTGTATGGCGCGGAAGAGCTAAAGAGCGTAGTCGCGGACCCGACCTATCGCAACGACTGGGGTTTCTATGACGACACCGTGCTGGATGAAGCCTGGAAGAAGTTTGAAACGCTCTCCCGTTCTGGCCAGCGTTTCTCGCTGTTTACGCTCACCGTCGATACCCATCACCCGGATGGCTTTATCTCGCGAACCTGTAACCGCAAGCGTTATGACATCGACGGCAAGCTAAACCAATCTTTTAGCGCCGTCAGTTGCAGCCAGGAGAATATCGCTGCATTTATTAACAAAATCAAAGCGTCACCGTGGTTTAAAGACACGGTTATTGTCGTCTCTTCTGACCATCTGGCGATGAACAACACCGCGTGGAAATACCTGAACAAACAGGATCGCAGCAATCTGTTTTTTGTGATTCGCGGCGACCAGCCACAGCAGGATACGCTGGCGGTCAAACGTAACACCATGGACAACGGCGCAACGATACTTGATATCCTGGGCGGCGATAACTTTATCGGCCTCGGGCGGAGCAGTCTTTCCGGGCAGTCGCTGTCGGAAATTTTCCTGAACAGCAAAGAAAAGATTATGGCGATGAAGCCGGACATCATTCGTCTGTGGAATTTCCCGAAAGAGATCAAAGAGTTCACCGTCGATCGCGATAAAAACATGATCGCCTTCTCCGGAAGCCACTTCCGTCTGCCGCTGCTGCTGCGGGTATCAGATAAACGCGTTGAACCGCTGCCGGAGAGTGAATATTCCGCGCCGTTGCGCTATCAGCTTGCAGATTTTGCCCCGCGCGATAACTTCGTCTGGATTGATCGCTGCTACAAGATGGGGCAACTGTGGGCACCGGACGTGGCGCTCTCAACCGACTGGTGCGTCTCGCAGGGTCAACTGGGCGGAGAGCAAACCGTGCAGCACGTCGATAAAGCGCAGTGGAAAGGCAAAACGGCGTTTAAAGATACCCTCATCGACATGGAGCGCTACAAGGGCAACGTGGACACGTTAAAAATTGTTGATAATGACATCCGCTACAAAGCCGATAGCTTTATCTTCAACGTCGCTGGCGCACCGGAAGAGGTGAAGCAGTTCAGCGGCATTTCCCGTCCGGAGTCATGGGGGCGCTGGTCGAATGCGCAGCTCACCGATGAGGTCAAAATCGAGTATAAAGCGCCGCTGCCGAAGAAGTTTGACCTGGTGATTACGGCCAAAGCGTTTGGCGGTAACGCGAATCAACCCATTCCAGTACGCGTAGGTAAAACGGAGCAAACCTTAATTTTAGGTCATGAGGCTTCCACCACCACGCTACATTTTGAGAACCCGGATGATGCGGATACGCTGGTTATTGTTCCGCCAGAGCCCATAGCCACCAACGAGGGTAACATCCTGGGTCACTCGCCGCGTAAGCTGGGTATTGGCATGGTCGAACTCAAAGTGGTGAAGGTTGAGGGTTAAAAAAGACAGCGCCCAACACGCCCCGGGCGCTGCATGGCAATCGTATCAGAACGTGACCACCCCTTTGATTAACTCACGATTGTTGATCACGTCCTGCTCAAACACCTCGGCAAGTCCACTGAACGGATAACGATGCGTCAGCATCATATCGGCAGTCAACTTGCCCTCTGTCATCAGTCGCCCAACCCGGGCAAAATCTTCCGGAGTGGCATTACGACTCCCCATCATCGTCGTCTCTTTCTTGTGAAATTCGGGGTCTGAAAATTGAAGGTCACCCTTAAATAATCCGACAAAAACGATGGTGCCGCCGTGACGAATCAAATTGACGGTGTTGTTCATCGCATGTTGGTTGCCTGTTGCATCAAGCACTTTCTGCGCCAGAGAACCGTTAAACGCCGCGCGCAGTCGATCCACAAAGTCACCGGCAGCGGGATCCAGGGCCGTCACTCCCAGACGGGAGACAACGTGGTCGCGCCGGGCAGGACTGGTATCGGCCACCACAACCTGCGCGCCGTCCGCTTTAGCAATGGCAGCGGCACCCAGACCAATTGGCCCCGCGCCAACGACCAGAACCTGCTCACCGGCGGCAATCGCTCCACGGCGTACCGCATGCGCGCTAATCGCAAACGGCTCAATCAGCGCCGCCGCCACTGGCTCAATTCCCTCCACCAACAGGAGATTCGTCGCGGGCACGCTGAGATATTCACTAAAACCACCGTCCTGATGTACGCCAATGACGGAGATCTTTTCGCAACAGTTAGTCCTGCCGCTCAGGCAGGCCGGACACTGCTGACAGGCAACGTAGGGGATCACCGCCACCTGCTGACCGACGCGTAAATCGGCAATATCTTCGCCAACCGCCACAATGTCCCCACATATTTCATGGCCTAATACGCGTGGATAACTGAAAAAAGGCTGATTACCTCCCCAGGCATGAATATCTGTCCCACAAATACCGACACTTTTAATTTTGATTAACGCTTCATTTTTATCCGGAATCGGAATACTTCGGGTCTGATGTATTAATTCTTTCGGCTGTTGGCAAATCAATATATTCATTGTAGACATCATTACGTACTCCTGTTTCTTTGATGCTTCAGATATTGATGAAAAAAGAAATAGCCGCGTAACAAGTCAGCCAGTTTGTGAAATTACCCGCATTAAATTGTTTTAAATCGGGTTTTAATACCGAAAAAGGAGAGATTTATGAGCCGTTCACAAAATTTGCGTCACAATGTAATCAATCAAGTCATCGACGATATGGCCTGCGGCCATATCCCCTCCCCCCTGCCATCACAAAGCGCGCTGGCCGAAATGTACAACATTAGCCGAACAACCGTGCGCCACATCCTGAGTCACCTCTGTGCCTGCGGTGTTCTGACGCAAGTGGCAAGCGACTTTGTCATTACCCGTCGCCCGACTCAGCAGGATGGCTTCGCCTGTACCTCCGCGTCGATGGCGGAACAAAATCGCATTTTTGAGCAGGCGTTTTTCACCCTGATTCACCAACGTCAGTTGCTACCGGGGAAGACGTTCTCCGAACTGCAACTGGCGCGCACGGCAGGCGTCAGCCCGGTCGTAGTGCGGGAATATCTATTAAAATTCGAGCGTTACAATCTGATTCAAAGTGAAAAACGTGGTCAGTGGAGTATGAAGCAGTTCGATCAGGCCTATGCCGAACAGCTCTTTGAGCTTCGGGAAATGCTGGAAACCCATGCATTACAGCACTTTCTCAACTTACCCCATGAGGACCCTCGATGGTTACAAGCCAAAACCCTGCTGGAACGTCACCGAGCATTGCGCGATAGCATCGGCAGCAGCTTCCGTAAATTTTCCCAATTAGACCGTGATTTTCACGCGCTGCTGCTTTCCGCCGCAGACAATATATTTTTTAATCAATCACTTGAAATCATTTCAGTGATCTTTCATTTCCACTACCAGTGGGATGAGAGCGATCTCAAACAGCGCAATATCATCGCCATAGACGAGCATATGACCATTCTTAGCGCGCTGATCTGTCGCAGCGACCTTGATGCGACCCTCGCACTGCGTAACCATTTGAATTCTGCTAAACAATCGATGATTCGCTCGATAGATCAGAGTGTACAGAGTGCCTATTAAGTACCGATTAAAAACAGGAAATCGGAAGCAACTGCACGCTTTTATCAAAATAAAAACGCGAGAAAAATATCTCTTACCTATGCTCACGATCGGTCGACTATATTTAAAAACCTTCGTGAGTACCGGGTGCAAATAATACTTCACCGGTCGTTAAAACCCACTCTGCGTATTAAAAATGCAAAGAGAATAATAAAACATTAAAGGAGTCCGGCGTGGAAAAAGAGAATATTACCCTCGACCCGCGTTCTTCATTTACCAGACCAACCCCTGCGGATATTACCGTCCCGCCGGAGGGTATGGTACAACGCAGTAGCCGAATTAAACGTATTCAGACAACGGCAATGATCCTGTTATTTTTTGCAGCGGTCATTAATTATCTCGATCGCAGTTCACTTTCGGTGGCGAATCTCACTATTCGTGAAGAGTTAGGCCTCACCGCCACGGAGATCGGCGCCCTGTTGTCGGTGTTTTCACTCGCTTATGGCATTGCGCAACTGCCCTGCGGCCCACTGCTGGATCGCAAAGGCCCGCGCATTATGCTGGGCCTCGGCATGTTCTTCTGGTCGTTGTTCCAGGCGCTCTCCGGCATGGTTCAGAGTTTTACCCAGTTCGTACTGGTGCGTATTGGCATGGGGATTGGCGAAGCGCCGATGAACCCGTGTGGCGTTAAAGTGATTAACGACTGGTTCAACATCAAAGAGCGTGGCCGTCCGATGGGCATTTTTAACGCGGCGTCCACCATCGGCGTGGCGATAAGCCCACCGATCCTCGCGGCGATGATGCTGGTCATGGGCTGGCGCGGGATGTTTATCACCATCGGCGTACTGGGGATTTTTCTCGCCATCGGCTGGTACATGCTGTACCGCAACCGCGAACAGGTCGAGTTGACCGCCGTTGAGCAGGCATATTTGAATGCCGGGAGCGTTAATGCCCGCCGCGATCCGCTCAGCTTTGCCGAATGGCGCAGCCTGTTTCGCAACCGTACCATGTGGGGGATGATGCTGGGCTTTAGCGGCATTAACTACACCGCGTGGCTCTATTTGGCCTGGCTACCGGGCTATCTGCAAACTGCCTACAATCTGGATTTAAAAAGTACCGGGCTGATGGCAGCGATCCCCTTTTTGTTCGGTGCGGCCGGGATGCTGGTCAACGGTTATGTTACGGATTGGCTGGTAAAAGGCGGAATGCAACCCATTAAGAGCCGCAAGATTTGCATTATTGCCGGGATGTTTTGCTCTGCGGCCTTCACTTTCGTGGTGCCGAGCGCTACCACGTCAATGAGCGCGGTACTGCTGATTGGCATGGCGCTGTTCTGTATTCATTTTGCCGGCACCTCCTGCTGGGGGCTGATCCACGTTGCTGTCGCCTCGCGTATGACCGCCTCCGTTGGCAGTATCCAGAATTTTGCCAGCTTCATCTGCGCTTCATTCGCGCCCATTGTGACCGGCTTTATCGTGGATACGACGCACTCATTCCGCCTGGCACTGATCATCTGCGGTTGCGTCACCGTCGTCGGGGCGTTGGCCTACATTTTCTTTGTCCGTCACCCCATCAGCGATCCGCGCAAGGAGTGAAAGGGATATACTGAGTAGATGAAAATACTCTGTCGCCCAACCACATTGTTTGATATCGCCGCCCTGCCCGCCATTGAGCGTTCGGCAGGTCGGCGATTTTTAGACGTCCCGGATTTAGCCTGGATTGCCGATGACACCATTATCGGTGAGGCGCAGCACCGGGCCTACGCCGAGGCCGGTATGAGCTGGCTGGCGCTGGTCGACGAGCACCCTGTCGGTTTTTTGGTTGCCGAAACGCTGGGCTCATCGCTGTTTATTGCTGAACTTTCACTGCATATGGCGTGGCAGGGAAAAGGAATTGGCCGCAGATTGATTGGCTATGTGACTGAACAGGCGCACGAGAAAGGTTTTACGTCACTCACGCTGACCACCTTCCGTGATGTGCCATGGAATGCCTTATGGTACGCGCGACTGGGATTTGAAATGCTGGCTGACGAGACGCTTCCCGCAACGCTGCGCCAGAAAAGAGAAGAGGAAGCGGCGCAAGGTTTGGCGTTTGAGTCACGCTGCGCCATGCGCCTGATGTTACGTTAATTGCCCGATGGCGGCTACGCCTTATCGGGCCTACAGAATGCCGTAACGTACCCCATAGGCCGGATAAGCGACAGCGCCATCCGGCATCACAGGTTTAGAACGTTTCCCAGTTGTCCCCGGCGTCCGCAACAGCGGTCTTACGGGGTTGTACCTGTGTGGAAGCAGGTTTCACGAAGCTCATTTCACGTGCACGCTGCTGTTCCTGTTGGATACGGAACACG from Citrobacter sp. RHB25-C09 harbors:
- a CDS encoding GntR family transcriptional regulator, with amino-acid sequence MSRSQNLRHNVINQVIDDMACGHIPSPLPSQSALAEMYNISRTTVRHILSHLCACGVLTQVASDFVITRRPTQQDGFACTSASMAEQNRIFEQAFFTLIHQRQLLPGKTFSELQLARTAGVSPVVVREYLLKFERYNLIQSEKRGQWSMKQFDQAYAEQLFELREMLETHALQHFLNLPHEDPRWLQAKTLLERHRALRDSIGSSFRKFSQLDRDFHALLLSAADNIFFNQSLEIISVIFHFHYQWDESDLKQRNIIAIDEHMTILSALICRSDLDATLALRNHLNSAKQSMIRSIDQSVQSAY
- a CDS encoding zinc-binding alcohol dehydrogenase family protein, translated to MSTMNILICQQPKELIHQTRSIPIPDKNEALIKIKSVGICGTDIHAWGGNQPFFSYPRVLGHEICGDIVAVGEDIADLRVGQQVAVIPYVACQQCPACLSGRTNCCEKISVIGVHQDGGFSEYLSVPATNLLLVEGIEPVAAALIEPFAISAHAVRRGAIAAGEQVLVVGAGPIGLGAAAIAKADGAQVVVADTSPARRDHVVSRLGVTALDPAAGDFVDRLRAAFNGSLAQKVLDATGNQHAMNNTVNLIRHGGTIVFVGLFKGDLQFSDPEFHKKETTMMGSRNATPEDFARVGRLMTEGKLTADMMLTHRYPFSGLAEVFEQDVINNRELIKGVVTF
- a CDS encoding threonine/serine exporter, whose amino-acid sequence is MGVIDFILALMQDMLLAAIPAVGFAMVFNVPHRALPWCALLGALGHGSRMVMMTAGFNIEWSTFVASLLIGSIGIQWSRWYLAHPKVFTVAAVIPMFPGISAYTAMISAVKISHFGYSEPLMITLLTNFLKASSIVGALSIGLSVPGLWLYRKRPRV
- the opgB gene encoding phosphatidylglycerol--membrane-oligosaccharide glycerophosphotransferase; translation: MSELLSITLFLASVLIYAWKAGRNTWWFIATLAVLGLFVVLNITLYASDYFTGDGINDAVLYTLTNSLTGAGVGKYILPGIGIFLAIVTVFGALGWILRRRRHHPHHVGYSLLALLLALGSVDASPAFRQITELVKSQSREGDPDFATYYKEPSKTIPNPKLNLVYIYGESLERTYFDDAAFPALTPELGALKNEGLDFSNTMQLPGTDYTIAGMVASQCGIPLFAPFEGNASASVSSFFPQNICLGDILKNSGYQNYFVQGANLRFAGKDVFLKSHGFDYLYGAEELKSVVADPTYRNDWGFYDDTVLDEAWKKFETLSRSGQRFSLFTLTVDTHHPDGFISRTCNRKRYDIDGKLNQSFSAVSCSQENIAAFINKIKASPWFKDTVIVVSSDHLAMNNTAWKYLNKQDRSNLFFVIRGDQPQQDTLAVKRNTMDNGATILDILGGDNFIGLGRSSLSGQSLSEIFLNSKEKIMAMKPDIIRLWNFPKEIKEFTVDRDKNMIAFSGSHFRLPLLLRVSDKRVEPLPESEYSAPLRYQLADFAPRDNFVWIDRCYKMGQLWAPDVALSTDWCVSQGQLGGEQTVQHVDKAQWKGKTAFKDTLIDMERYKGNVDTLKIVDNDIRYKADSFIFNVAGAPEEVKQFSGISRPESWGRWSNAQLTDEVKIEYKAPLPKKFDLVITAKAFGGNANQPIPVRVGKTEQTLILGHEASTTTLHFENPDDADTLVIVPPEPIATNEGNILGHSPRKLGIGMVELKVVKVEG
- a CDS encoding GNAT family N-acetyltransferase yields the protein MKILCRPTTLFDIAALPAIERSAGRRFLDVPDLAWIADDTIIGEAQHRAYAEAGMSWLALVDEHPVGFLVAETLGSSLFIAELSLHMAWQGKGIGRRLIGYVTEQAHEKGFTSLTLTTFRDVPWNALWYARLGFEMLADETLPATLRQKREEEAAQGLAFESRCAMRLMLR
- the dnaC gene encoding DNA replication protein DnaC; translation: MKNVGELMKRLQKMMPAHIKPAFKTGEELLAWQKEQGEIRAAALARENRAMKMQRTFNRSGIRPLHQNCSFDNYHVECEGQMNALSKARQYVEEFDGNIASFIFSGKPGTGKNHLAAAICNELLLRGKSVLIITVADIMSAMKETFSNRETSEEQLLNDLSNVDLLVIDEIGVQTESRYEKVIINQIVDRRSSSKRPTGMLTNSNMDEMNKLLGERVMDRMRLGNSLWVIFNWDSYRSRVTGKEY
- the dnaT gene encoding primosomal protein DnaT, with amino-acid sequence MSCRILTPDVIGIDALVDDHQTVLAKSEGGAVAVFANNVPAFYAVTPARLAELLALEEKLARPGSDITLDAQFYDEPQPSPVAIPLGKFAMYPDWQPDADFQRQAALWGVALKEPVTAEELASFVAYWHAEGKVFHHVQWQQKLARSVQISRSSNGGLPKRDVNTVSEPDNQIPPGFRG
- a CDS encoding MFS transporter, with the translated sequence MEKENITLDPRSSFTRPTPADITVPPEGMVQRSSRIKRIQTTAMILLFFAAVINYLDRSSLSVANLTIREELGLTATEIGALLSVFSLAYGIAQLPCGPLLDRKGPRIMLGLGMFFWSLFQALSGMVQSFTQFVLVRIGMGIGEAPMNPCGVKVINDWFNIKERGRPMGIFNAASTIGVAISPPILAAMMLVMGWRGMFITIGVLGIFLAIGWYMLYRNREQVELTAVEQAYLNAGSVNARRDPLSFAEWRSLFRNRTMWGMMLGFSGINYTAWLYLAWLPGYLQTAYNLDLKSTGLMAAIPFLFGAAGMLVNGYVTDWLVKGGMQPIKSRKICIIAGMFCSAAFTFVVPSATTSMSAVLLIGMALFCIHFAGTSCWGLIHVAVASRMTASVGSIQNFASFICASFAPIVTGFIVDTTHSFRLALIICGCVTVVGALAYIFFVRHPISDPRKE
- a CDS encoding threonine/serine exporter ThrE family protein — encoded protein: MQAEQSYQRTVTRLSIQCGLFLLQHSAESALVDELSTRLGLALGMDSVESAISSNAIVLTTIKDGQCLTSTRKNQDRGINMHVVTEVQHIVILAEHKLLDCQGVEKRFSQLKPLRYPRWLVALMVGLSCACFCKLNNGGWDGAVITFFASMVAMYIRQLLAQRHLHPQINFCITAFVATTISGLLLHLPTFSQTPTVAMAASVLLLVPGFPLINAVADMFKGHINTGLARWAIASLLTLATCVGVVMALTLWGLPGWA
- a CDS encoding DUF2501 domain-containing protein, yielding MKTAKRLLCCAIAASAFITTSSVAASWQDSLTSAASELSKQSGNASQGGTSLASLTSLLNGGNQALSANNMNNAAGILQYCAKQKLASVTDAENVKNQVLDKLGLGTTEQKQDTNYLDGIQGLLNTKDGQQLNLNNIGSTPLAEKVKTKACDLVLKQGMSFIS